The DNA window atcTCTGGATCTCTCACATTACAGGCTCCAGTCGGTGCATTGTTTAATGTATAgtcgggcccacctgtcggggccccgcttaGTGCATGCACTCCCCTTAGCCTACAAAATGGAGAGTGCGCCCGTTAGAATATGAGCTTTTTCAAGCCCAACAACACACAAGACTCACTGGCTCACAGGCAATATAACACACaatggacgtagggttttacgctccggcggcccggaCCACTCTAAATTCCCGTGTCTTTTCCGTGTTCATCCATCCTTTGATCAAGCGTCTCTAGATTTCCCCCAAACTCATTCtagactaggattaggcgggtgcatttcggcacccggctggagatttcctctgACAGTACAaggcccaaaggccaaaatacAGCATCGCAACACTGAATCACATTCTGGACGTTAACTTTGTTTGACGATTCCCAACGACTTCGGACAAATTCGAGCCTGAGACTAGAGCCATTGGAACTGTCGTCTTCTTAAGTTTCCATACATATAAAGAATGTCCAAATCCGAACCTGTATGCAATCGAGATACCAGTTTTAGCACAGACTGCTCCTCAACCGAAACGGTCCCGAAGTCGACTCAGTTTGGCCTCCACCTCGGCTTGGGCTCCCTTGCTGGTCCATCACACCTCCAAGCCCTTCCTTTTCCTTGAGTATTTTTTTATCCTTACCTTAGTTCATAATCATAACATAATTATAAGGTAGCaatctatttttaaaattaaataaagAAGTGTTTAGAATCGAGCTCATCTGTAAATTCAATTATCGCGTGGGAGCTGATCTTAAATGCTTATTGGAGTATTGTTACGTACATGTGAAGGAGGGATGAGTTGCCGTCGGGGAGGGAGGGAATCGCCGTTCACATTTTCGGCTAGCTCTAGTCTTCTGCCTCGCCGCAGTTGTCCGCGTGAAGCAACGTCCGTCCAAGCGGAGGACCGAGGAGGATTCAGAGCTACCGGAGCGCCGCCCGCAATAGGGCAGGCAGCAGGATTGCCATCGCCGTCGAGCAGAGGAGAGCTTCTGAGAAACAAGAGCGCAGGCAGGGCAGGGCAGTGTTTGGGCCTTCGTGGCAGCCGACCATCCGAGCCAGATAGGCCGCGGGCAGCGGTGGGCAGTGGCGCATGCGCCCACCAGCACGGGCTGGGGCCATGGTAGAACCTGGGCCCAGGTAGGCCGCGGGCAGCGGTgcgcgctcctcctcctcctcttcgcACACGGGCCATGTACGAACGGGCCGAGGCCCGTAGATGCCTTCAGAAACGGATTATACCCAACCCCAGAGAAGAAGATATACCGTGGACCGCGGCGACACTCCACCACCAAAAGAAATGAAAATAAAATCTTTCCATCGCCTCGTCCTTATCATAGCTATCATCATAGACGAAGCGCACTGGGAGAGTGGGATCGGTCCTGCTGGCCACACGGCGCCGAGAGCGAAAACATTCGGGGAAGGCGGCCTGAATTCCTTGGCGATCGCAACCAACGAGAACGCATATCAATGCAAAAAAAACAAACGAGAACGCATACGCACAAAAAAGAACAACTGATTGGGCGTCGTCACAGACACCGCGCGTGGTGTCGTTCCGGCTTTCACATCGCCAACGGCCAACGCCAAACAGAATGAGATAAAGCAGAGCGCAGTGTATCCAAGATAACATTTCTGGAGTAGCACCAGCCGACTTTTTCGGCCCTACCGATGACGATGAGCCGCGCAAAACGCCGCCATGGCAGCATGGCACCTAGAGCTCTCTACACGCAACCAGATGGGCAAATACAACAGGCCGAGCCAACAGATCCCCCACCAAAACGAAACCTACCTATCAACAATCTACACACAGGATTCCGGAGCCACCCAATGGCACAGCTTACCGGCTTCGCCCGTAACCGGGCCACAAGAACAAACGCAACAAAGCAACCTAATCGCATCGAGTTAGCGAGAGATTGCGACATCGAACGAGCTTTTATACAAAAAGCAAGAAGCAGAGCACCACACAGAGCAGAGCTAGTGGACTACTGGAGTACagcatcatcatcaccaccaccatATCTAGTACAACATTACCACCATCTCTAGGACCCCGGATTCCCACTCTTATTCAGTTCAGTTGGAGGGGAATCCAGAGTTTACCCATGACCTGGGTAACGCTATAATGCGCTGACGGAATCAACACACAGTACACTACTTGGTCTCGGCCAAAGGCTCGGACTCCGGCGTCGACGAAGAGAACACCTTGGCGATGCGCTCGGTGGGGATGGCCGGGAGGTACTTGGCTCCGGTGTAGCCCTGGTTGGCCGCCGCGGCGATCACCTTGTTGTACTTCTCGGCCCAGTACGCGGCGGTGGGCACGACGATCTGCGCGACCTGGGGGAACACCGGCAGGCCGTTGAGCGAGCGCCAGGTGGAGACGGCGAGGTGCTCCGCCGCGGGCTCGTAGCGCACGTACAGGTCCCTGGCCACCGGCTCCACGCGCCCGTACACGTCCTTGGCCACGGGCTCCACCTTGGCCAGCGCCGCGCGGGCCGCGCCCTTCACGCCGGACTGCTGCGCCTCGGCGGTCAGCTCGCGCGCCACCTCCGGGATGCCGCGGGCCACCGAGTAGGCCTGCGCCGACGCGGCCTTCAACGCGCCAGGGAGGTGCTTGTCCAGCTCGTGCACCGTGTCGTCCACCTGCCATTGTTCGTACACACGCAAACTCTTTTGTTACCATATATGCTCGAAATCTACTAATAATTACTCCCAAAAGACGATTATCATAACTGAATGTGTAACAAAGCAAGCTTAAGATTCAAATTTAACCCTTGCTAATTTCGTTGGCGACACCAGCATCGTAGTCTCCGCCCGGTGCCACTAACATGCGCCGGAATCAAGGGGATCTGGCGCGATGGCACTCGAGACATGGGCGGATTCCCCGCAAACACAAGGACAAAGTCACCACCGCACACCCACCCCGAGTAGGCCCCGAGTGCTTGGGGCCGCAGCTCAGTGAGCCGCACACCGCTCGCGTGGGGCCGCACAGCAATCATGCACCGCACAAGGAAAGGAAAAATATCTAGACGGCGGCACAGAACCATCCAAACTACCATGCATGACACGGCCGGCCGCAGGCGTCTCGGCCTGGCCGCCGGTGTGAAACCGCGCCAGAGATGGACCGTGCTTCCCCGCGACCGCGAAGGAACGGCGAGACCAGCGGCCGGACGACCAACCGCGGGAGTAGGAGAAGCAGGGGGTTTTGTGACCGGGCGGGATGATTACCTTGCGGTCGACGAAGGCGAGGACGTCGAGGGGCACGCCGTGGAAGCGGTCGTAGACGGGGCCGACGACGCCCTTCACCGCGGACTCGACGGCGTCGACGCCCGGGCGGagcgggccggcgtggccctTGGCGAGGCCGTAGAGCCCCGCGAGGCACACCgcggcctgcgccgccgccacatGGACGAAATCCAGGTACCTCAGCTTGGGGCCCCTCTTCGCCTCCTGCTGGtgctccaccaccacctccttctCCTGCGGAAGGACAGATCGCATCAAATCAAAACCCCCAAAATCCCAAACCAAATCAGCACCAATCGGTCCGATTCGAAACCGAAAATTGAGACCACGCTTACCACTTGCGGCTGGGGGTTGGGCTGCTCCGCCATCTCGCGAATCGGACGGGGTTTCTCTGGAACCTTGGTCGGGAATCCGGACTGCGGGGAAGAAGAGACGATTCTTTTCTCCTGCTGCGCTGGGAACAGGGAAACGGAAGGCCCGGGAGAGGCGGCTATATAGGAGGCGAGCGGCGCCCTCCGGCCGTCCGATGCGGGGGGCGCTCGATCGGGGCCGTCGGGACGGCGCGAGAACACTCTGGAGCGGGGCCGCCACGTCGCCACCAGCGTAACCGGCCTGTATCTTTTACTCGTGGTGGATCGATCTGTGTGCGCGCAGACTAGTGGTTGTGGTTGAAGGGCTTGGCCCGTGGGGCTGGGACGACGGCAACGGTGGGGCAGGGCAGTGTGGGCTGCTGGGGTGATGTGAGCAGATGATGTCGACACCAAATTCTAGAAGTCTCGGTTGGGAATGCATAATTTGACGGAGATAATACGAGACGCTGCCTTTTGAGAACCTTTTCTTTTGGCGACGTTGGCTTTCCGTTTGCTCAGTTTTGTTTTCGGCCTGTAAAATCTCCCTCCAAGTCGTAGCTGATCGACAGCATGTTACCGGATGATAGATACATTGCAAATTTCAGGAGTCACAGCTAGTACGAAAATTcagttttgtttattttattgCAGTTTGATGAATAGCAGGTGGCTACGACGACATGCTCATGCTGTGCCAGAATGAAGACGACAGACTCGCGCGCCACGGACGAATGGCACACCGGGGAATCACCCCAAGTCATAGGGATACTCCTCTGCCGGCGGCGTTGCTGATGGCTTGATGGCTGATGCACTCTGCGATCGATCAAACCAACCTGCACGGACTCACGTGTGTCGGATTCCAGCCGCCTTTCAACTTTGCCATAGGCCTTCTTTATGCAGCTCGGCGGATTCAGATCGGATCCAGCCTTCAGCATCTCTCCCACACCGCGGCCGATCCAGAGCTTCAACTCTAACAGTAGGAACAGATCCACCATCAGAAATATCATCAAAACCACCACTCCATCTCGATTGATGGCCGCAGACTACGGACCCGGCGGCCATGATGATTTCACATGCCGGGCATTCCAACGGAAGTTGACACAGGAGGGGCCAAAACAAACTCCTGCCTGCCGCAAGGCTATGCCGGGCAGATTCGTGCGTCAAGACACTCCACGATAAAAACAAACGCAGTATCCAgccaactgaatcaagaatacGTATTCAAGACCAAATAAGTTAATTTCTAGTAACAAGAATATAGGAAACAACATACAACTGTCCCAGTTAGTAGATGCCTCCGCTGTTTAGCTTCGCCTGAAACGAGATACACTTTATAATTGCTGTTTTCTTTACTCCCTTGCAAGTAACGGAGCAGACACGAGCACAATTAGCTGCAGCTGCACAACTCAAGAATGATCTTACACCTCGAACGTGGTGTTGGCCTTTGGCAGCTAACGCCTAACGACAAAGGCTAAGGGGCACACTGAAACTGGTGTACAGACCTGAGCTCGTTGCGGGAAGCAAAGCATGCAACTCAGGTTTCCACGCTATCTAGTGAAGGCCACACTCCTGGTCTACTTGATCTATAGTGATGCCTGGGCTAAGCCCTTCCTGCATCTGCTGCTCAGATCCCTGTTCGAGGTACAAATGTTACAATAGCACATATGACGAATGCAGCAAAAATTGCAAACAAAATGCTGAATGAAAACTGAAATAGCAATTAGAAAACCAAACGGGACCTGAGGTGATTCTCAGGCAAAATATAAATATCCATCTAACAACATACAACCCATATGTTGGATATGAGCCCTACCTAATCATGATCTCATGGCAATGGCTAATGGCCAGACAACTATTTTTGTCCACTATGATGGCCCTGGAGTGGACAGGAGCCATGCTGCATTGCTTCAGTGCTGCAACATGTCAACCATGGTACAAATATCACAGTACCCACCATGTCTATCCCTAGAATTTTTGTAAGAATTTTCCTCAAGTGACTTGTAGTAATAAGAATACCACTACTATTAGCAAACCTTGCTAGAGCAGTACGAGTTTAAGACCATGCATGCGCATTGGATAGAGCGCAGCAGGTCAACAGACACATCGACCACCATGCTTTAGAGTTATGAGTACAGGATGATGAACCATGATCTGGACGGTTGGAAGGGCAGAATTAAGAAATAGTTACCTGCGGCTGCAAAGATGGtaattgctgctgctgctgatcctGTTGCAACATGTAGGATTGTGGCTGAGACAACCTGTAGTATGGCTCCTTGAGTTCAAGCTTTCCTGTGGATGTCTGTAGGATACCGCCTTGCTCCGCACCCACTCCCCACATTTTAGCTTCAAGAAACGAATCGAAAGAGCATAAGAACAAACTATTAAAAAAACAGGGATAAGAACTGTAGTTTCAAATATAGAAAACTGAAGAGAGATGAAAAAAATGGGAGAGGTCCTAACCTGACATAGTCAAGTAAATTGTGTAGCTTTGAGCACTGTGGGCTACCAGATGAAGACGACCAGTTATTTCTTGGCCAGCCATGACATACAATGGCTGTGAAAGCACACATCGCAGCTGGTACCAATGAGTGGTAGGGGAacctggagcagtggtaagccACCTTTGCACAGTGCTGCAGtataggtagcatgtttgaaaAATGGAAGACAAATCTAAAAGGATAGCTGCAACTCAAGTACTACTACAGTCTATACAGAATTCCAATAAAATTTGGGATAAACTGACCTCCCGTTGAACAATACATCAAACCAACAAGCTAACCCATGTACTCTAGTGCCAACAGAGGCTACAAAACTCAGAGGAATATCAATCTCATAAAGCTCCTCTTCCTGGAAAAGAAAGATAAGCATGTCATATTTTGCAAGTAACGCAATAAAACTTTCAG is part of the Panicum hallii strain FIL2 chromosome 2, PHallii_v3.1, whole genome shotgun sequence genome and encodes:
- the LOC112879855 gene encoding stress-related protein-like codes for the protein MAEQPNPQPQVEKEVVVEHQQEAKRGPKLRYLDFVHVAAAQAAVCLAGLYGLAKGHAGPLRPGVDAVESAVKGVVGPVYDRFHGVPLDVLAFVDRKVDDTVHELDKHLPGALKAASAQAYSVARGIPEVARELTAEAQQSGVKGAARAALAKVEPVAKDVYGRVEPVARDLYVRYEPAAEHLAVSTWRSLNGLPVFPQVAQIVVPTAAYWAEKYNKVIAAAANQGYTGAKYLPAIPTERIAKVFSSSTPESEPLAETK